One window from the genome of Cyclobacterium amurskyense encodes:
- a CDS encoding type III PLP-dependent enzyme domain-containing protein, producing MNPNYTKGNPKAGLTPLTSPWMHRIFEDQKIISGLIEKHGSPINLHHLPTFSDNIASFNKLFEANGLKHQIYYARKANKSKSLVKQALEAGIGVDTASQKELEQSIALGGNGKNLVLTSAIKTREQYALAINAQVPIVLDNEDECEQAQSIAEELNKKANIGIRISGFTVEGTKLYSRFGFDIAAVEAYILENFGEKGRFKNLSLQGFHFHLDGYSTLQRGKALSDCIGLAKRLKEAGLSIAFIDMGGGILMNYLESEQQWKAFDQALQEGVKANDNPLTFNGHGLGYEMINNELTGQLKTYPYYNRINGTTFLKKVLDYKDAETQESNAQRLKAMQLEIRIEPGRSLLNQTGMTIAKVAHRKQDARGQWMVGLEMNMSQMMSSSEDFLLDPYVMYADKEESNAPVDVFFTGAYCLERDVLLKRKISLPQLPAIGDFVAFVNTAGYMMHFFETEAHLFELSQNLSFSSEGKLKVSDFIADDLIG from the coding sequence ATGAATCCTAACTATACCAAAGGTAATCCAAAGGCAGGGCTAACTCCCCTTACTTCTCCATGGATGCACCGTATTTTTGAAGACCAGAAAATCATCAGTGGACTGATTGAAAAACATGGTTCGCCCATCAACCTGCACCACCTGCCCACTTTTTCCGATAACATCGCTTCCTTCAATAAGCTTTTTGAGGCTAACGGATTAAAGCACCAAATCTACTATGCACGCAAGGCCAATAAATCAAAATCACTGGTGAAACAGGCTTTGGAAGCAGGTATAGGTGTGGATACAGCCAGTCAAAAGGAGCTGGAACAATCCATCGCTTTGGGTGGGAATGGAAAAAATCTGGTGCTCACTTCTGCCATCAAAACGCGTGAGCAATATGCATTGGCCATCAATGCGCAGGTGCCCATAGTCTTGGACAATGAGGACGAGTGTGAGCAAGCCCAAAGCATAGCAGAGGAACTAAATAAAAAGGCCAATATAGGTATTCGCATAAGCGGTTTTACGGTAGAGGGAACCAAGCTTTACAGTCGTTTTGGCTTTGATATAGCTGCTGTGGAAGCCTATATTCTGGAGAATTTCGGGGAAAAAGGGCGTTTTAAAAACCTCTCCCTACAGGGTTTTCATTTTCACCTGGATGGCTATTCTACCCTTCAGCGTGGCAAAGCCCTTTCCGATTGTATAGGTTTGGCCAAGCGCCTCAAGGAGGCTGGTTTATCCATCGCTTTTATAGATATGGGAGGCGGGATATTGATGAACTACCTGGAAAGCGAGCAGCAATGGAAAGCCTTTGATCAGGCCCTGCAAGAAGGAGTGAAGGCCAATGACAATCCCTTAACTTTCAATGGTCATGGCCTGGGCTATGAAATGATCAACAATGAATTAACAGGCCAACTCAAAACCTATCCTTATTACAATCGCATCAACGGCACGACCTTTTTAAAGAAGGTGCTGGACTATAAAGATGCAGAAACCCAAGAGAGCAATGCCCAAAGGTTGAAGGCCATGCAACTTGAAATTCGAATAGAGCCGGGCCGTTCTCTGCTCAATCAGACAGGAATGACCATAGCCAAAGTGGCCCATAGGAAACAAGATGCCAGAGGACAGTGGATGGTTGGATTGGAAATGAACATGAGCCAAATGATGAGTTCCAGTGAGGATTTTCTTCTGGATCCCTATGTGATGTATGCCGATAAGGAAGAGTCAAACGCGCCTGTAGATGTGTTTTTCACAGGTGCCTATTGTTTGGAAAGGGATGTGCTACTCAAACGCAAAATCTCCCTGCCCCAATTACCTGCCATAGGTGATTTTGTTGCTTTTGTAAATACCGCCGGCTATATGATGCACTTTTTCGAAACCGAGGCCCACCTTTTCGAACTGTCCCAAAACCTAAGTTTTAGTAGTGAGGGTAAGTTAAAGGTATCCGATTTTATTGCTGATGATTTGATTGGGTAA
- a CDS encoding restriction endonuclease, with protein sequence MELPKYHETFMPILDTLSTIESISSRELAIKVRDKYYSGLPKELLDKKTSTGANTLIDRILWGKSYLKMGKFVFYPNRGMVQIGEKGKQALASGKLLLSDLQNDPDFIQHRSSVKSKKDDKAELETVDVDNASPQDLIDTGFETIEIEVKTDLLDKLKEIDPYFFEKVILILLKRMGYGDFIETSKSGDGGIDGIINEDKLGLEKIYTQAKRYNENKVREKDIRNFIGAMSGDTSKGVFITTSTFDDSAIKKAREAHHSIILIDGPKLVDLMHQYNVGVQVKTTYEVKEIDYDFFEGE encoded by the coding sequence ATGGAATTACCTAAATATCACGAAACCTTTATGCCGATTTTGGATACGTTGAGTACGATTGAATCAATAAGCAGTCGAGAATTAGCAATAAAAGTTCGTGACAAATATTATTCGGGCTTACCAAAAGAACTTTTAGATAAGAAAACAAGTACTGGAGCCAATACTTTGATTGACCGAATACTTTGGGGAAAATCCTATCTGAAAATGGGCAAGTTTGTATTCTATCCCAATAGAGGAATGGTGCAAATCGGAGAAAAAGGAAAACAAGCTTTGGCAAGTGGTAAATTACTTCTGTCGGACTTACAAAATGACCCTGATTTCATTCAGCATCGCTCATCAGTTAAAAGCAAAAAAGATGACAAAGCAGAATTAGAAACTGTAGACGTTGACAATGCATCGCCACAAGACCTAATCGATACTGGATTTGAAACAATTGAAATAGAAGTTAAAACCGATCTTCTTGATAAACTTAAAGAAATTGACCCTTATTTCTTTGAAAAAGTGATTTTGATATTACTCAAAAGAATGGGGTACGGAGATTTTATTGAAACATCAAAATCAGGAGATGGGGGAATTGATGGAATTATAAACGAGGACAAACTTGGACTTGAAAAAATTTACACTCAAGCAAAAAGGTACAATGAAAATAAAGTACGTGAAAAAGATATAAGGAACTTCATTGGAGCAATGAGTGGAGACACATCAAAGGGAGTATTTATTACGACATCTACATTTGATGATTCAGCGATTAAAAAAGCGAGAGAGGCTCATCATTCGATTATATTGATTGATGGACCTAAACTGGTCGACTTAATGCACCAATACAATGTTGGCGTTCAAGTAAAAACAACCTATGAAGTGAAAGAAATTGACTACGATTTCTTTGAAGGAGAATAA
- a CDS encoding thermonuclease family protein produces MNKTYKYILVLLVSIIVAYYNSGKEEAELSGLMPVSRVVDGDTFWAEDGSKKGVKIRLIGVDAPETRNGNYKKIGFYGQEAKAYLTDLLINQEVLLEYGVDSLDRYGRTLAYVYLLDGTFVNEELIKKGYARVLSIPPNVKYADAFVSYERDARENNRGLWQKESE; encoded by the coding sequence ATGAATAAAACATATAAATATATTCTTGTCCTTCTTGTCTCGATAATCGTTGCTTATTATAATTCCGGAAAGGAAGAAGCTGAGCTTTCGGGTCTTATGCCTGTATCCAGAGTGGTGGATGGTGATACCTTTTGGGCTGAGGATGGGTCGAAAAAAGGAGTGAAAATTCGATTGATAGGAGTGGATGCTCCTGAAACAAGAAATGGGAATTATAAGAAAATTGGCTTTTATGGACAAGAAGCCAAAGCTTACCTTACTGACTTATTAATCAATCAAGAAGTTTTGTTGGAATATGGTGTGGACAGTTTAGACCGATATGGAAGAACGCTTGCCTACGTTTATTTGTTGGATGGTACTTTTGTAAATGAGGAGTTAATAAAAAAGGGGTATGCAAGAGTATTATCGATTCCGCCCAATGTTAAATACGCAGATGCCTTTGTTTCCTACGAACGTGATGCCAGAGAAAATAATCGTGGGCTATGGCAAAAGGAATCTGAATAA
- a CDS encoding MBOAT family O-acyltransferase, translating to MLFNSIDFAIFLPIVFILYWFVSSKKLKLQNLLIVAASYLFYGWWDWRFLSLIIFSTLVDYTIGRKLKSEGNQAKRKTLLWTSIIVNLGFLGFFKYYNFFLDNFVSAFSFFGAEISASSLNIILPVGISFYTFQTLSYSIDVYKRKLEPTDDFIAFSAFVSFFPQLVAGPIERATNLLPQFYKKRTFDYSKAVDGMRQILWGLFKKIVIADNCAQYANLIFNNSSEYSGSTLVLGAVFFSFQIYGDFSGYSDIAIGTSRLFGFNLMQNFNFPYFSRDIAEFWRRWHISLSTWFRDYLYIPLGGSRGGTWMKVRNTFIIFIVSGFWHGANWTFIVWGALNALYFLPVSLTNNNRNHVDIVAKGKILPTFRELILILITYGLTILAWVFFRAENFEHAFQYLSGIFDNPHSFLSFKIYWLHKKILMLISIFLIIEWVGREHQYAIENIGLLRAKFFRWILYCLLAVMIFLFSGTKQEFIYFQF from the coding sequence ATGCTTTTTAATTCAATTGACTTTGCAATATTTTTACCAATTGTTTTTATACTCTATTGGTTTGTTTCAAGTAAGAAACTGAAGTTGCAAAACCTTCTAATAGTTGCAGCTAGTTATCTATTCTATGGATGGTGGGACTGGAGGTTTCTATCATTGATTATCTTCAGCACATTAGTAGATTATACAATTGGCAGGAAGTTAAAAAGTGAAGGAAATCAAGCCAAACGGAAAACACTATTGTGGACCAGTATAATAGTAAATCTGGGATTTCTTGGCTTTTTTAAATATTACAATTTCTTTTTGGATAATTTCGTTTCTGCTTTTTCATTTTTTGGAGCAGAAATAAGTGCAAGTTCATTAAATATTATTTTACCAGTTGGGATAAGCTTTTACACCTTTCAAACTTTGAGTTATTCTATAGATGTTTATAAACGAAAGCTTGAACCGACGGATGACTTTATTGCTTTTTCTGCCTTTGTAAGTTTCTTTCCACAATTGGTTGCTGGACCTATTGAAAGAGCAACCAATCTGTTACCTCAATTTTATAAAAAACGAACATTTGATTATTCAAAAGCTGTTGATGGCATGCGTCAAATTCTTTGGGGTTTGTTTAAGAAGATAGTGATTGCCGATAACTGCGCGCAATATGCCAATCTGATTTTCAATAATTCTTCAGAATACTCCGGTAGCACATTGGTTTTGGGTGCAGTGTTTTTCAGCTTTCAAATTTACGGTGACTTCTCAGGTTACTCTGATATAGCAATTGGAACTTCCAGGCTATTTGGATTTAATTTAATGCAAAACTTCAATTTTCCTTACTTTTCAAGAGACATTGCAGAATTCTGGAGACGATGGCATATTTCCTTGTCAACATGGTTTAGGGATTACCTATATATTCCACTAGGCGGAAGCCGTGGCGGAACGTGGATGAAAGTAAGGAATACATTTATTATTTTTATCGTCAGTGGATTCTGGCATGGGGCTAATTGGACTTTTATTGTATGGGGGGCATTGAATGCGCTCTACTTTTTACCGGTTTCGCTCACTAATAATAATAGAAATCACGTTGATATTGTAGCTAAGGGTAAAATACTTCCAACCTTCCGTGAATTAATTCTAATATTAATAACCTATGGCTTAACAATATTAGCATGGGTGTTTTTCAGAGCAGAAAATTTTGAACATGCATTTCAATATTTATCTGGCATATTCGATAATCCGCATTCTTTTTTATCATTTAAGATATATTGGTTACATAAAAAGATTTTAATGTTAATAAGTATTTTTCTGATTATAGAATGGGTAGGGCGTGAACATCAATACGCAATTGAGAACATTGGATTGTTAAGAGCTAAATTTTTTCGATGGATTCTATACTGTTTACTTGCTGTTATGATATTTCTGTTTAGTGGTACTAAACAAGAATTTATTTATTTTCAATTTTAG
- a CDS encoding DNA alkylation repair protein: MLSNETLEYIAVLEQEFSPNENRELALQQKAYLRNQFQFFGISTQQRRAIQRPFLLKAMLPPKTELHKLVKVLWSRNEREFHYFAQELLLRYMNATEKEDIHLYVHMVAHQSWWDTVDMIANKLMGNYFLLFPEEREGYTNKWLQSNNIWLQRSALLFQLKYKDKMDLALLVKCIHHLLGSDEFFINKAIGWVLREYSRTDPIWVQEFVNDTALSPLSKREALRLIS; encoded by the coding sequence ATGCTATCCAACGAAACTCTTGAATACATTGCTGTATTGGAACAGGAATTTAGCCCTAATGAAAATAGGGAACTGGCCTTACAACAAAAAGCCTATTTGCGGAATCAATTTCAGTTTTTTGGCATTTCTACCCAGCAAAGAAGGGCTATCCAAAGGCCATTTTTGCTCAAAGCCATGCTTCCTCCAAAGACTGAGCTTCATAAATTGGTAAAGGTTTTATGGAGTAGGAACGAGAGGGAGTTTCATTACTTTGCCCAGGAGCTTTTATTAAGATACATGAATGCCACAGAGAAAGAGGACATCCATCTTTATGTCCACATGGTGGCTCATCAATCTTGGTGGGATACGGTAGATATGATCGCCAATAAATTGATGGGCAATTACTTTTTGCTTTTTCCAGAGGAAAGGGAGGGGTATACAAACAAGTGGCTGCAGTCCAATAATATTTGGTTGCAAAGGAGTGCGCTGCTGTTTCAGTTAAAGTACAAGGATAAAATGGATCTCGCCCTTTTAGTGAAGTGCATTCACCATTTATTAGGGTCTGATGAATTTTTTATCAATAAGGCCATTGGCTGGGTACTGCGGGAATACAGTCGGACCGATCCTATTTGGGTGCAGGAATTTGTAAATGATACAGCATTAAGTCCTTTAAGTAAAAGAGAAGCCTTGAGGTTGATTTCTTGA
- a CDS encoding formylglycine-generating enzyme family protein: protein MEIDKKNIDVKTIENLFVTIPKGTVEMRDDRVKKIWKREIESFRLSKFPVTQDLYTEIMNENPATFKGEKLPVETLSWVETVKFCNKLSEALAKNQCYAIDLTSQEVSFDANANGFRLPTEAEWQFACQAGANNTRYGELEKIAWFKENADNRSHKVGQKQPNPWGLYDMLGNVWEWCSDIYDETVYGSYRVFRGGGWCDVERSVMATTRRRSHPYAFKIDDLGFRIAMNID, encoded by the coding sequence GTGGAAATAGATAAGAAAAACATTGACGTGAAAACAATTGAAAATTTATTTGTCACGATTCCGAAAGGTACTGTGGAAATGAGGGACGACCGGGTAAAGAAAATCTGGAAACGTGAAATTGAATCTTTTAGACTCTCCAAATTTCCAGTTACTCAGGACTTGTATACTGAAATAATGAATGAAAATCCGGCTACTTTCAAAGGTGAAAAGTTACCTGTTGAGACTCTTTCCTGGGTTGAAACGGTAAAGTTTTGTAATAAACTGTCTGAGGCATTGGCCAAAAACCAATGCTATGCCATTGATTTAACCTCACAAGAAGTAAGTTTTGATGCCAATGCAAATGGCTTCCGGCTTCCAACTGAAGCTGAGTGGCAATTTGCTTGCCAGGCTGGCGCAAATAATACCAGATACGGAGAATTAGAGAAAATTGCCTGGTTTAAAGAAAATGCCGACAACCGTAGTCATAAAGTTGGACAAAAGCAGCCCAACCCTTGGGGACTTTATGACATGCTTGGAAATGTTTGGGAATGGTGTTCGGATATTTATGATGAGACCGTTTATGGTTCCTATCGGGTTTTTCGTGGTGGAGGTTGGTGTGATGTTGAAAGAAGTGTAATGGCAACAACCAGAAGAAGGAGCCATCCCTACGCTTTTAAAATAGATGATTTAGGGTTTAGAATTGCCATGAATATTGATTAA
- a CDS encoding TlpA family protein disulfide reductase, producing MLSLRSFLATDPHASLEAFLGKNVFDYVVFSDQEELIIDQLKLEAYPTHLVLDKNGNIKKIFNKGSELMAYIDENKSLFHN from the coding sequence TTGTTATCTCTTCGTTCATTTTTGGCCACTGATCCCCACGCTTCATTGGAAGCGTTTTTAGGTAAGAATGTATTTGATTATGTGGTTTTTTCGGATCAAGAAGAATTGATTATTGATCAATTGAAATTAGAGGCTTATCCCACCCATCTGGTGCTTGATAAAAATGGCAACATCAAGAAAATATTCAATAAAGGATCCGAATTAATGGCCTATATAGATGAGAACAAATCGCTTTTTCATAATTAA
- a CDS encoding uroporphyrinogen decarboxylase/cobalamine-independent methonine synthase family protein translates to MNLIPSESVGSVPRSRELQEAMAAFSQGNLPEREMNKYFDEAVKDTIHRMKNTGSPIISDGEQTKSSFVTYPLDGLTNLASDGISIPFEDGHTRQLPKLTKGPFHYSTYAGSYLPRAKKYTTLPLKQAVISASAMSLLYPSEGLADYTQQQFIIDLVNQSVADIRSCFDNGAHHVQVDFTEARLAIKLDPSKALLKQFIDLNNQVLSNFSYLERQRIGFHTCPGGDHDSTHSGDVDYAELIPLFLTLNSGNFYMQMASEKNPTKALKIIGENIQPNQRVYIGVIDVINEAIETPQMVYERIMAAAEYIPLNQLGTTDDCGFSPFSDDMATSRDTAFAKITARIEGTKMAAEKLKFKA, encoded by the coding sequence ATGAATTTAATACCATCAGAATCAGTCGGAAGTGTTCCACGTTCCCGAGAATTACAAGAAGCAATGGCCGCCTTTTCTCAAGGTAATTTACCGGAAAGGGAAATGAACAAATACTTCGATGAAGCGGTGAAGGATACCATTCATCGAATGAAAAATACCGGGTCACCAATAATTTCTGATGGTGAACAAACTAAATCAAGTTTTGTTACTTATCCTTTAGATGGGCTTACCAATTTAGCCAGTGATGGAATTTCTATTCCTTTTGAAGATGGGCATACCCGGCAATTGCCCAAGCTGACAAAAGGTCCATTTCACTATTCAACTTATGCCGGAAGTTATTTGCCTAGGGCAAAAAAATACACCACACTTCCATTAAAGCAGGCTGTAATCTCTGCCTCTGCCATGAGTTTATTGTACCCTTCAGAAGGCTTGGCTGATTACACCCAACAACAGTTCATAATTGATCTTGTAAACCAATCTGTGGCGGATATTAGAAGTTGTTTTGATAATGGAGCGCATCATGTCCAAGTGGACTTTACTGAGGCTCGTCTGGCGATTAAGCTGGATCCATCTAAAGCACTTTTAAAACAATTCATTGATTTGAACAACCAAGTATTATCTAATTTTTCTTACCTGGAACGTCAACGAATAGGCTTTCATACCTGTCCTGGTGGGGACCATGACAGCACCCACAGTGGTGACGTGGATTATGCAGAGCTTATCCCGCTATTCTTAACTTTAAATTCCGGGAATTTTTATATGCAGATGGCAAGTGAGAAAAACCCTACCAAGGCATTAAAAATTATCGGTGAAAATATCCAGCCAAATCAAAGGGTTTATATTGGCGTAATTGATGTGATTAATGAAGCAATTGAAACCCCTCAAATGGTGTATGAGAGAATCATGGCTGCAGCGGAGTATATTCCGCTAAATCAATTGGGTACAACAGACGATTGCGGATTTTCTCCATTCAGTGATGACATGGCCACCAGTAGAGATACTGCCTTCGCTAAAATAACTGCTCGTATTGAAGGCACCAAAATGGCAGCCGAAAAGCTAAAGTTTAAGGCTTAA
- a CDS encoding glycosyl-4,4'-diaponeurosporenoate acyltransferase CrtO family protein: MQYLSFSISITIISWIIGMILHALIKSQPYYTDLSNLNFIKSKRLNKAIGLGVFKWIVKNTFFKYFNQKIKLERRIQVDELYELRKEMSISDISHLLGFTVVTLFAFVKFIYGNYSFGLVMMAVNIVLNLYPSLLQQENKRRIDKLIRIYS; encoded by the coding sequence ATGCAATACCTATCCTTTAGTATTTCAATAACAATTATTTCATGGATTATTGGAATGATTTTGCATGCTTTGATAAAGAGTCAACCTTACTATACTGATCTTTCTAATCTTAATTTTATTAAAAGCAAAAGGTTAAATAAGGCTATTGGCCTTGGGGTATTTAAATGGATTGTCAAAAACACCTTTTTTAAATACTTCAACCAAAAGATTAAACTGGAGAGAAGAATTCAGGTAGATGAACTGTATGAATTACGGAAAGAAATGTCAATATCTGATATTAGTCATTTGTTGGGCTTTACTGTGGTGACTCTTTTTGCTTTTGTGAAATTCATCTATGGCAACTATTCCTTTGGATTGGTAATGATGGCCGTGAATATTGTGTTGAATTTATACCCTTCTTTATTGCAACAGGAGAATAAAAGACGGATTGATAAATTGATTCGGATCTATAGCTAG
- a CDS encoding MlaD family protein has protein sequence MGKSNSYKAKVGLFVVIGTVLLIAILYSIGKRQHIFSRNIQLYAVFDNVNGLQSGNNVRYSGIDVGTVSKIVMIDEKTITLQMMVEDKISRFIKEDAIAFIGSDGLVGSMVVNIVPGKEQNAKPVASGDTIQSYSKVGTDDMLSTLNTTNENAALLTSDLLMITNKILEGKGILGTLLSDTLLAQNIRQSVIELKKTTQNTSSLVTKVNAIIGKVNYDQSAAAVLLSDTVSSNQLKLVFDNLEKSSQDIKLVAQTLEEYLKETRAGEGTLNHLIKDEALVGHLDSTMINVKEAAEKLNENMEALRQNFLFRRYFRRQEREDKRKTKETDSN, from the coding sequence ATGGGAAAATCTAATTCTTACAAAGCAAAAGTAGGCCTATTTGTAGTGATAGGGACTGTGCTTCTCATTGCCATTCTCTATTCTATAGGAAAGCGCCAACATATTTTCAGCAGAAATATTCAACTCTACGCTGTTTTTGACAATGTAAATGGCCTACAATCGGGGAACAATGTGCGCTATTCGGGAATAGATGTAGGCACGGTGAGTAAAATTGTAATGATTGATGAAAAGACCATTACCCTTCAAATGATGGTGGAAGATAAAATCTCCAGATTTATTAAAGAAGACGCTATTGCCTTTATAGGTTCAGATGGGTTGGTAGGAAGTATGGTTGTCAATATTGTCCCAGGAAAGGAACAAAATGCAAAACCTGTAGCCTCAGGAGACACCATACAGTCATACAGTAAAGTTGGAACGGATGACATGCTTTCCACCCTAAATACCACCAACGAAAACGCTGCTTTGCTGACAAGCGATTTATTGATGATAACCAATAAAATTCTGGAAGGAAAAGGAATCTTAGGCACACTATTGAGCGATACCTTATTGGCCCAAAACATACGACAATCAGTAATCGAACTGAAGAAAACGACTCAAAACACTTCTTCTTTAGTCACAAAGGTCAATGCAATCATCGGTAAAGTAAATTATGATCAAAGTGCTGCGGCTGTTTTGTTAAGCGACACGGTTTCTAGCAACCAGCTAAAGTTGGTCTTCGATAACCTTGAAAAATCCAGCCAAGACATAAAATTGGTAGCGCAAACCCTGGAGGAATACCTCAAAGAGACAAGAGCGGGAGAAGGAACTTTAAATCATTTAATAAAGGATGAAGCTTTGGTCGGGCACCTCGACAGTACAATGATCAACGTAAAAGAGGCTGCTGAGAAATTGAACGAAAACATGGAAGCGCTTCGGCAAAACTTTCTTTTCCGCAGGTATTTCAGGAGGCAGGAGCGAGAAGATAAAAGAAAAACAAAAGAAACTGATTCAAACTAA
- a CDS encoding ABC transporter ATP-binding protein, with amino-acid sequence MESTKNLKPVLELKNLHKSFGENHVLKDFSLKLFEGENLVVMGKSGSGKSVMIKCLVGLIQPDSGSITIKDQDITSLGHTELDLLRTEIGFLFQGSALYDSMTVRENLEFPLRRQTHKIPGFESTEILVKEALENVGLAHTLDLMPAELSGGMQRRVALARALILKPKIIIYDEPTTGLDPITAKEIIELMRNIQEKYHTSSIIITHDVDCARVISNRMILLVDGTNYTEGTFEELSNSEDPKIQAFFKN; translated from the coding sequence ATGGAATCCACAAAAAACTTAAAGCCTGTATTAGAGTTAAAAAACCTCCACAAAAGTTTTGGTGAGAACCATGTACTTAAGGATTTTAGTCTAAAACTTTTTGAAGGAGAAAACTTGGTTGTAATGGGCAAATCAGGTTCCGGGAAATCGGTAATGATCAAGTGTCTGGTAGGTCTCATCCAACCTGACAGTGGAAGTATTACCATCAAAGACCAGGACATCACCAGCCTAGGTCATACCGAACTGGACCTTCTCCGCACGGAGATCGGCTTTCTTTTCCAGGGTAGTGCCTTGTACGATTCTATGACGGTTCGTGAAAATCTGGAATTCCCCCTTAGGCGTCAAACCCATAAAATACCAGGTTTTGAAAGTACTGAAATTCTAGTCAAAGAAGCATTGGAAAATGTAGGCCTGGCACATACCCTAGACTTGATGCCTGCAGAACTCTCCGGAGGAATGCAGCGAAGGGTGGCTTTAGCTAGGGCATTAATCTTAAAACCAAAAATAATTATTTATGATGAGCCAACAACAGGCTTAGATCCAATTACGGCAAAAGAAATCATAGAGTTGATGCGAAATATCCAAGAAAAATACCACACCTCCTCGATAATTATCACCCACGATGTAGATTGTGCAAGGGTCATTTCAAACAGGATGATTTTGCTCGTAGATGGCACCAATTATACCGAAGGAACTTTTGAGGAGCTTTCTAATTCAGAAGACCCAAAAATTCAGGCCTTCTTTAAAAACTAA
- a CDS encoding MlaE family ABC transporter permease, whose product MSKSTSIKDRSQSFFVEIGDMTLFAGRFFKEAFSLPFEFKELIRQCYNVGNRSLLLVGVTGFILGLVFTLQSRPTLMEFGAESWMPSMVGISIVREIGPVIIALICAGRVGSGIGAELGSMRVTEQIDAMEVSGNNPFKYLVVTRILATTLMLPLLIITGDVIALLGSAIIENLKGNVSYVLYFNQVFDALNYSDIIPATVKSIFFGFAIGLVGCYKGYHCSKGTVGVGEASNSAVVYTSMLLFVIDFIAVFVSDIFFEI is encoded by the coding sequence ATGTCAAAATCAACCTCCATAAAAGATCGCTCACAGTCGTTTTTTGTCGAAATCGGTGACATGACCCTTTTCGCAGGACGATTTTTCAAAGAGGCATTCAGCCTGCCTTTTGAGTTTAAGGAGCTGATTCGCCAATGCTATAACGTAGGGAATCGTTCACTGCTTTTGGTGGGAGTAACCGGATTTATTTTGGGTCTGGTATTTACCCTTCAGTCACGCCCTACGCTAATGGAGTTTGGGGCGGAGTCATGGATGCCATCCATGGTGGGAATATCTATTGTCAGAGAAATTGGCCCTGTGATCATTGCCCTTATATGTGCCGGAAGGGTAGGCTCTGGGATTGGGGCAGAACTGGGCTCTATGCGCGTTACGGAACAAATAGACGCCATGGAGGTTTCTGGTAACAATCCTTTTAAATACCTGGTGGTTACCCGTATTCTGGCCACTACATTAATGTTGCCGCTTTTGATAATTACAGGAGATGTAATAGCCCTATTAGGGTCTGCCATAATTGAAAACTTAAAAGGTAATGTTTCCTATGTACTCTATTTCAATCAGGTATTTGATGCTCTCAATTATAGTGACATTATTCCCGCCACGGTGAAATCCATTTTCTTCGGTTTTGCCATTGGGTTGGTGGGGTGCTATAAGGGGTACCATTGCTCTAAGGGAACCGTTGGTGTGGGAGAAGCCTCAAACTCTGCTGTTGTATATACTTCCATGCTGTTGTTTGTAATTGATTTTATTGCTGTGTTTGTTTCTGATATATTTTTCGAAATTTAA